One stretch of Anolis carolinensis isolate JA03-04 chromosome 3, rAnoCar3.1.pri, whole genome shotgun sequence DNA includes these proteins:
- the kcne3 gene encoding potassium voltage-gated channel subfamily E member 3: MIGNVSESWLHKLNTMLRVLNQTLQHAESCAQGVNHMKEEAVEEQETYAYMYILFVMVLFAVTVGSLILGYTQSGKEVDKQNDPYHVYIKNRVSMI; this comes from the coding sequence ATGATAGGCAATGTGTCCGAGAGTTGGCTCCACAAACTCAACACGATGCTGAGAGTCCTGAACCAGACGCTGCAGCACGCGGAGTCTTGTGCCCAAGGCGTGAATCACATGAAGGAAGAGGCCGTGGAGGAGCAGGAGACCTACGCCTACATGTACATCCTCTTCGTCATGGTCCTCTTTGCGGTGACTGTGGGCAGCCTGATCCTGGGATACACGCAGTCCGGGAAGGAGGTGGACAAGCAGAACGACCCCTACCACGTGTACATCAAGAACCGGGTCTCCATGATATGA